CTGGCCCAATCCAGACATTGGGTGGCAACATCATGGTGGCACCAGCCTGGTGATGGGTCCTGCCCCATCTTCACAGGGCCAGCTGGGGGGGTCTGGCTCTGCGCTGCTGATGGTGTCCTCTCTTTGTTCCTGCAGCGAGGTGCAGTATGTCGTGCTGCAGAACGTGGCCACTATGTCCATCAAACGGCGGGTGAGGCTCGGACTCAGTGTAGGAGAGTTGCCCTGTTGACTCTGGAGAGGAATGAGGGCAAGCCAGCAGGGTCACCAGGGCCAGCTGCCTGCGGGTGGCCTTGGCAAGAAGGAGACAGGGATGGCACTAATGCCGCTGGCTTTGCATGCAGGGGATGTTTGAGCCGTACCTGAAGAGCTTCTACATCCGCTCCACAGACCCCACACAGATCAAGATCCTCAAGGTGAGCTGGAaacacccagcagcacccatcGCTGTTGGCTTTGGGGCTTCACAGAGCCCTTCCCTATGGGGCAGCTGTCCTCCATGGCTTGGGGACAGGAGGACAGGAAGGACCCTGTGCCCCAGCACCATGCCCCTCTGATGCTTATCTCTTAATCTTTCCCGCAGCTGGAGGTCCTCACCAACCTGGCCAATGAGACCAACATCTCCACTATCCTGCGGGAGTTCCAGGTATGCCATAGTCATCCTGAGGCCACCGGGGTGCCACCCTGGCATGGCTCTGGGTGCAAAAACTTCACCATGGAGGTGACGGAGGAGGCCCCACCAGCAGGAGTGGACTGAGGCCATGCCAACCCCATGGATGATTCCAAAGAACCCAAATGCGTGACCACCACATGGGGACATGCCCAGCTCTGGCATGTGGGTGACATGTCATGTGTGTGTCCCCCATGCCTGCACAGACCTACATCCGCAGCATGGACAAGGACTTTGTGGCAGCCACCATCCAAGCCATTGGGCGCTGTGCCACCAATATCGGGAAGGTGCGGGACACCTGCCTCAACGGCCTGGTCCAGCTCCTCTCCAACCGGGATGGTGAGTGCCTGCGGTGGGGTTCAAATGGGGGCTCCATTGCCCTCGGGGCAAGACCCTGCTGAGGCTGAGGTCTCTGCTCGcagagctggtggtggctgAATCCGTGGTGGTCAtcaaaaagctgctgcagatgcagccGGCACAGCACAGCGAGATCATCAAGCACATGGCCAAGCTCACTGACAACATCCAGGTGGGTTGGGGTGTTGCAGGAACTGCgggcccagggcagcagcagcggtGCCACATGCGCAGGGGCATTTGTAGGTGCCAATGGCGCGGGCCAGCATCCTGTGGCTCATCGGTGAGTACTGCGAGCACGTGCCCAAGATCGCACCTGACGTGCTGCGCAAGATGGCCAAGTCCTTCACCAATGAGGAGGACATCGTCAAGTTGCAGGTCATCAACCTGGCAGCTAAGCTCTACCTGACCAACTCCAAGCAGGTACCGGTGATGTGGCCCAACaatgtgcctcagtttccccagtgTGGAGGGAAAGGCTGGCCCTGAGCATGTCCTCTGGTGCAGAGCAAGCTGCTGACCCAGTATGTCCTCAACTTGGCCAAATATGACCAGAATTACGACATCCGCGACCGGGCCCGCTTCATCCGCCAGCTCATCGTGCCCACTGAGAAGAGTGGAGCCCTCAACAAGTATGCCAAGAAGCTCTTCCTGGCCCAAAAGCCTGCTCCCATCTTGGAGTCCTCCTTCAAAGGTACCCCCGCTGTCACAGGGCATGGGGATGCAGGGCCAGCTGTCACCACGGTGCTGCATGGCTgtccctgagctgctgccacctctcACCCTGCCATAGATCGGGACCATTTCCAGCTGGGTTCCCTATCCCACCTGCTCAACGCCAAGGCTGTGGGCTACCAGGAGCTGCCCGACTGGCCAGATGAGGCCCCTGACCCCTCTGTGAGGAACGTGGAGGTGCGTggagcaccccagggtgctgggtgcatgGGGGGCCAAGGTGGGGTGTCATCTCAAGGTCTTCAGAGAGCCTCAGAAGGTGTCCAAACCCCACTTGGGCACAGGAAGGGGAGGGACAAGGGCTGCTGTTTGGGCCCCCCACCCATGGGGAATGGCTCTGCTCCATCAACCCTGTGCCAGCAGGTTCCTGAGTGGACCAAGTGCACCAGCcgggagaagaggaaggagaaggcgGAGAAACCTTTCTACTCTGACTCGGACGGGGAGTCAGGGCCCACGGAGTCAGCGGACAGTGGTGAGGACCCAGTGGCATGGCAGGGCATGGGGCAGGAGAAGCTGCAATAGGGACATCCCATCATGGTGGGGACATGGCAGGGGACATGGAAGGATGGCTCAGGGATGCAGTGGAAGGACATAGGGATGCAAGGATGCAGAGGGAGCATGCAGTGAAGGGATGCAGGGGTGCAGCAAGGGGCAGTGGGGAGGCAGCAGCGCATGTGGGGACACAGTTGGATGCAATGGGAGGCTGGGGGGATGCAGTGGGAcacagcagggagctgtggggccATGGggggatgcagcagcagggctgagctgtgccCCATGCAGAGCCTGAGTCTGTCAGCGAGGAGAgcggcagctccagcagctccagctccagctccggcagcgaggaggaggaggaagaggaggaggaaggcagcggGGAGCAGTCTGaggacaaggaggaggaggagaagaggccGAAGAGGAAGGACAAGGAAGGCTCCCGAAAGGCAGCCATGGGGAGCGCGGGCAGGTATCCCCTGGGAAAGCGGGGTGCCCCAGCCGAACCCCTGCCTGCTCTGAGCCAGActctccccacagccccagcgAGGacgaggaggaagaggagggagcaaAGAAGGCCAAGAAGAAGAAGGCACCTCCGGGGAGGAAGAGCCATGCCGAGACCTCGTCAGAGGAGGCCAGCACCTCCGAGAGCAGCTCCTCAGGCTCCGACTCAGGCTCTGAGGCAGAGGCCAAGCGGAGGAAGGCGGtgagggccgggccgggctggggaCAACGCAGGGACACCTGGACCCCCTGTTTACACCCCCCCACGTCTCTGCCCCTTGCAgccccccagcagcagggccGGCCCCAAGGAGATCTCCCTGCTCGACCTGGATGACTGTGAGTAGCTGCCTGGGGCACGTGGGGTGGCTGTCACGGTGGcactggggaaactgaggcacaggcaCTGAGGTCAGGGCCCCGCCAGTCCTTTGGGAGCTGCCGAACTGGGATGAGGACCAGTGGGGTGAGCAGTCCTTGTCCCCAGAGGGTGGCTGTGGGACAGGGGGCAGTGCCAGCAGGGCTGTCCTCATGGGGCTGTGCCTTTGGGGTTGCACCTACAGGGCTGTCCCCATGCAGGTGTGCTACCAGAGCTGTCCCCATGCGGCTGTCCCATGGGGCCACTGGGGTTGTCCCCATAGGGCTGTGACTCATCAGAGCTCTGTTAACCCTTTCTCCCTCAACCCTGCAGTcaccccccctcctccccagcccatCCCCTCCAGCAGCATCATCTCCACCAGCCTGGTGACCGACCTGGAGGGCCTCACGCTCACCGACACGTCCCTGACACCCGCTGTAAGTGTCCCCCATGCCCTGCCTGGCATGTCCCGAGACCCCTGTCCCTCATGGGGGCTGCAGGTTGGGGGGTCAGCATCCCACACACCAGCCCCTCGGCCCCGGCAGCTGCTGAGCCCGGCATTTGGCGCGGTGAGGACCTACGAGCTGCTGCACCGCATGGCGGGTGAGGGGCTCTCAGTGGAGTACTGCTTCAGCCGCCGGCCCTTCCCGGGGGACCCCCACATGGTGGCTGTCCACATCCAGATCTCCAACAACACTGATGCCGAGGTGAAGAGCCTGCGGGTCAGCGAGCCCAAGCTGCTCTCTGGTATGAGGATCCAGGAGTTCCCCGAGATCGGTACGGCACAGCACGGCACAGCACGGCTGCGATGCTGTGAGGGGGGAGATGGAGACAGGGGTTGGCTGGCGGAGGGGACGTGGGACGCAGTGGCAGCACTGTGGTTACAGAGCGCCTTGCGCCTGGGGACACGGCCAACGTGGTGATGGGCATCGACTTCTGCGACTCCACACAGGCGGCCAACTTCCAGCTGTGGTGAGTGCCCAGTGTCCCAGGGGTGCTCTGGGAATGGGGGACTGCAGGACAGGCACCAGGGTCCTtcaggggaggggggaaactGGGGGAGGACAAAGAggtggcagcagccccaggtcCAGCCTAATGAGTTCCCCCTATTCCCAAGGCCTTATGTGCTTGTTTCCCTCCAGCCActgcctgcccagggcagggatgggaagcGGGACATGGGGAGGGACATTTTGAGCAtgtgcttccccccccccgcctgtctccccagcacccacacGCGCCACTTCTACGTCTCCATCCAGCCGCCCGTGGGGGAACTCATGGCCCCTGTCTTCATGAGCGAGAACGAATTCAAGAAGGAGCAGGGTGAgtgggggacagggacagggggTGCACAGGCACCCACCGCCCCAGTGCCCATGCTCATGCCCCATTTTGTCCCCTCTGCCGCCCTCACCATGGCCCTAGAGCACCTCGTGTGGCCGGGCGAGGGTAAGTGGCCACTCGGCAGGTCCCTAGACTAGCTCTGCCCTCCTCATCCCCCTTCGCCCCACGGCCTGCGGTGACTGCCCTGACACCAGGGTGGCCCCACCAGGTCCCTGTGCACTGTGGTGGACTCGTGCCacccctgctgctcccagtgaTGGGGACACCCTGGcccagcatccccctgctcttGGAGGAGCAGCAGACAGGGGTCTGTGCTAAGCGGTGGGTGCTCAGTGCCCTGTGGCACCTGGCCCCATTGCTGCTGGTGACTGGAGGAGCCTTTCCCCAGGGATGTGGCTGCTGCCACTGGGCAGGGACACGAGGATGAGCTCAGTAAGGGTTGTGGAAGAAGGATTTTCCCAAATCCGTCTCAGCTAGGCTGGAGAGAAGCAAGCAGGGCAGGCAGTTTGGGATGTCATGGGGCATACAGATGCAGAGAGCTGGCAGCTGGAGGGGCTTAGTTTGGGAATGCCAAAACGCGGCCTAGCAGGGACAGGGCCACTGGGTGCGTGGCCAGAGATGGGCAGGTGCCTCTGCTGCCCGCTCCAGGGAAGCTGACGGGCATGAGCGAGATCACGGAGAAGCTGACACTGCCCGAGAAGTGCCGGAGTGACCACGCCATCGTCCAGCAAGTGACCTCAGCTGCCAATGTGGGCCGCGTGCCCTGCGGTGCCGACAATGAGTACAGGTAGTGCTACCACCTCTCCAGTCCCACACAAACCACAGGAGGGGCACTCAGGGCTTGCTTTGGGACAAGAAGTCTGCATGAACCCACATGTTCATTTCCCCCGGAGCATCCTGGGGGACAGGAGGGTGACAGGAGGACAGTTCACCCTGAACCCTGTGTTCGCCGATGGGCAGGTTCGCAGCCAAGACGATGACAAGCGGGAGCCTTGTGCTCATCACCCTGGAGCAACGGGAGGGTGCCGTGGCCCAGCTGACGGTCAACAGTGAGAAGATGGTTATCGGCACCATGCTGGTGAAGGACATCATCCAGGCCCTGGCGCAGTGACGGCCGGGCCCTGCCCTcccaccctgctctgccccacaccGCTCCCCAAAGCGCTCCCTGCCCCGATTCCTGCTGGGTTATTCCCTGCTCCGATCCCTGGAGGGGCGGCAGGCAGTGACCCCAGGgccagctttgctgctgggaGGAAAGAGCGGGATGGGGCGTATGGGATGCAGGGTGATGCCCCACTCAGAAGGATGGTGGTGGCTCCAGCCCACGTGGGAGCACAGTGTGcctccagcccctctccccaTCTCCCAGTGTAACCCCTATTTATTATGGCCAGGATCTCCCAATAAAGCTCTTCTCAAACCCgctcccttcccttctgctctgtgtgtgcagcagcTGGATCAGCCCCAAACTGCCCTGCGCTGGCCTCTGCCAGCTCCCCTGGGGCAGCACCAGGGCACCAGCCCTTCAGTAACTGGGAACGCGCGAGTCCCCCAGGGGTAGCACTACTTGAACCAGGGCTGCTGGCTCCCGGAGAAAACCCGGCACGGACACGGCTGGGGGTGAACAGCCCCTGGGCTTGTCAGGGAGGGGCAGGAGGCGTTCGGTCCCAACCAGGGATGTGAGGAGTCCTGGGAGGTTTCCAGCTATTTATTCAAAGTGGAATCGCTCGTGCTTTGACGGCAGAAATACCTGCAGCGTCAGGGCTGGGGCTGTTCTGCAGTGTCACGGGAGGGATCCCTGGCGCCAGCTCCGGGAAGGTTTTCATCTCCGAACTGggattaaaaagttaaaaaaagacgGAAACGTGACTCCCGCAGCAGGGGCTGGCTGGGACCGGAGAGCCCCGGCTGCCCTGCAGCTGCGGCCCGCAGGAAGCCACGGGAAGGGCTGAACCCCGAACAGCCCGGGCTGCGCCCGGCAGTGCCGCTGCACGCAGGGTGAGGGCTACCCCCCAGCACACGTGCAGGAGCCGGGACAGAATCACCTCTGTACCCCTGACCGGTGAGGGACCGCTGCCCGGCGCGGCCGCACCAGCAACCACTGGGCGCCGACGGCTTGTTCCCACCGGGAAAACTGCCCTCCCGCAAGGGCTGGGGCAGCGGGAGCCCCCGCTCACCCCGTTCCCCGCGGTAACCCCTCGGGCGCCGTTCACCGCCGTGAGGCGGACCCGGGGGCCGCGGCCGCCACCGGGCGTCGTGCGGAGAGCGGGACCCGCGCCCGCGCGGAGCACGCCGGGAGACGGGAGGAGCAAttggagggggggaggggggccGCTGTGAGCGCCACGCGGCGGGCGGGCGCCGCGCGCATGCGCCATGGCCCCTCCCCTCAGCAGcaccccccccactccccctcaaccccggcggggcggcggcaCATAAAAgccggcggggcgggcaggGTTCCCCGCTGCTGCcgcttcctttccctcccttccgGGATCCGCCCGCCCGCAGCGCCGCCCATGGCCTTCCCGCCGGTGAGAGGTGGGGGGAGACCGGGAGGGACACGTGCCCGCGGGCCCGGCGCTTCACGGAGCCGAGGCGGCGGGCGCGGCCCCTTTAAGGACGCCCCCGTCACGTGGTTTCACACGTTGGCGGCGTCGTGGGGGGGGCGGGAGCGGCGCTGAGGTGATTCCCGCCGTTTCCGCGTGTGGCGGCGGAGCGGGGATGGGGTCCGCGACCCTCAGCGCAGCCGCGGGGACCGGCTCCGGGTGGGGGGGAGCCGCGGGATGAGTCCccgctcactcccctccttcctccgAAGCCGGGTCTCGCTGCTGAGTGATGCCCTGAGGTGCGGCGGCTCCCTGCCCTGAGAGAACAGGGGGCTCAGAGGGAGCTTCACCTCAGGGAACCCATCAGCAGCCCCCTGCCACCTTCAGGGATGAAGCTGTTACTGGAAGAAGCCCAGTGGTCCCAGTCTGACGAGCGTTTGGTGCCTGTGGATGCCCTCATCCCAGGTTATTGGGGGTGAACCGAGCTGCAGGTGCTGAGCTCTGGTTCATGGTGGTGGGCTGTGCTTTGGCTTGAAGAGGTGCTCATGGGCTTGCCTGGCAGCAAATGGTAGTTCTGAGTCCTTCTAAGCTGTCTTTTTTAGCATACAAAGCAAATGGAGCTGCTGTTTTACCCTTAAACCAGGTGACTGCAAGCTCCATGTAGCAAAACAGGCTTTTGTTAGTGACCCAGGAGACTTGGTCCCTGGTTGTGCTGTGTGGGCAAGAGAAGCCTTCTGAAAAGCATGTTCGTTTCTACCTTCCACTATTCCCCAGCTAAAACCAATTACCACTCATTGCAGCTGCTTTTGTGGTAGGCTGATGatgtgtgctgcagctggggtgCTGGTGAGGGGCTCAGGTTAGATGTGCCAAGGGTGGGCACCAGGCTTTGTGAGGACTTAAGGGATCCTgttgctttgctgcagtttcCCTATGCAGCAGCAATCTTcctaaaccaaataaaaccttattctgcttttataatGTACTGAAACACACAGCTGTGGTATTGCTTGAGTGAGGgcttcaaaatgttttgtttaaagaaaaatataccaCAAAGTAGGTGCCTTGACAGGGAAAGCTCCTGAGAAACAGGACTTCTGGTGAAATTGGTGCTGTTCTGAAGTCAGTACTCCCCTGTAAAGTGATACCATCAAAATCCCTTCCAGCCTTGATTCCAGTCAGGTGTGTCCAAGACCTTCACCACGTCATGAGccctgggaaagctgctgaagCTCACCCTTAATGAGTGTGGTGCAGGCTGCCCTAACCCTCCTTGGGATGAGTTGGGGAGGTGTGTGTTGCTTGCTTAGTGCTGCTGCTTGGTAGGAATAGTTACACCAATACTGTGCTTTAAACTGGTGTAGCTGACTTCAGTTTGGGAACCAAGAAATTTACCAGTGTAAAAGGACTTTTAGGAGCGACCTTTGATCAAAGCATGGAGTTCTCTTGGCTTGATTATGTTGACACTGGCACCATTTTAACAGCATCTTACCTGTTGTCTTGGGGTTTGAGGCCCCTTTGGctgtagctgcagtgctgagaaCCTCTGTAGGCACTGGCTTGGTGCTGCCTCGGTGGGATTTCTACAAAAGATGtaaaaagcaaaggctgagtTGTAGCTGAGGTGGAGAAGCCACCTCTGCTCCAGAGTGTCCCTAGCAGCTGATACAGATCTTGGCCAtaccagcagctgagctgcGTTTAATGACTTCCCTCAGGATTTAGGATATCCTAATCCTGTGTGGGGCTGTTGTGGGTTCTGCCTAGCCCTGGGATTTCATTATCTGTAGGTTTCCTGCAGGTGAGTCTGCCTCAGGGCTGTGGAGGTGCCTTCGTTTCCACTCACCTTGGATATCTCTGGTGGCTTTCAGAGTGCAAGAGGTGTCTGGAGCCTGACAGTACCCTCCTCAAGCCCTCATAGGATCCTGCGGATGCGTCTTCCGGCATGGGCATGTGTTCTTGCCCGAGGGTTTAGCTGAGCCAGGAACCAGTGGACTGTACTGTCTGAGGTTCACCTCGCTGTGTCTATGATGCTGCTTGGGTCTGTGTTCCAGATGTACCACAATGATTTAACCTGAAGCCTCAAAGTCATTTGCTCTGTGGCACTGTGTGCCTACTGCAGGGAACTGAACtgcctttctcatttttctggtCTAGGAACATCCTTAAAACTTTCAGGTCTTAAACAGAGACTGGGTGTCTTACCAGGTGTGGAGAGCTGTTTGATTCTGCATGACTTTAAATAACCTGTCAGCTGGCTCATGCCTTTGTATTGACTTGTTCCTCCAGTGGCTGCACTGATAAAATGGTGTCCCCTCCTCTGGACTGGGACAGTGTGCTGTAGCAGGCAGGACCGACTGAGAACAGCCCTTGGTGGGTCCCTGCTTACACCCTGGTGTTTCACATAACATGCCAGGTCGCTGCTGGGGCCCCCAGGAGGAGGGTGAGGATGACCCACCAGTTCTCATGGACTGGTGCCACAGTGGAAGCAGGGGGGATCACGAGCTCTGTGCCTGGGCttgtagctgctgctgtgtggaggACTGCCAGAGAAGCCTGTGTGTGTTCAACTATTGTGAAATCCTTCAAGATGGAGCACTTGTGTGAATCACCAGAAAGTGAATCCTTGCTGGGCTCAAGAGTGCTCCTTTGCTTGTCTTGGCTTGGGGATGTGGGAACAGAGCAGGTTCTGGTGGACACAGCCTCAGGCATGGTATTTCCCTGTGCTTTATTTGCTGAGACTAAAGGCTATGGGTGTATTCTCCAGTTACACATTTGCACACTCTTTCCACGGGACTGTCCAGGCTGCTGAATGGCTTGGGCTGAACGGTATGCTTTGAAGATCTGAGGAGATCGGCTCAAAGGAGTATCTCTGTTTTAGGGGTTTAGGGAGGAGCTTTACCGGGGGAGGTGTAGACACACCCCACTTCGTTCGAGGGGTTGGACTGCAGCTTCTGTGTCCGGGATGCTTGCAGTATCGCTAGGATATCCTTGACAGTCTTAAGGTTAAAAGTGCTGTAAGTGGAAGGAATGTTTTTGGAGATTCTTGGCTGTACTGTTactcttttctgctcttgtttGTAGCAGCACCGGTGCTGCCAGTTTTGGGAACTGCGCAGGAACGGGACAGGCATTTGGTTTGCTGCTcgggtttat
Above is a genomic segment from Strigops habroptila isolate Jane chromosome 9, bStrHab1.2.pri, whole genome shotgun sequence containing:
- the AP3B2 gene encoding AP-3 complex subunit beta-2 isoform X1 — protein: MATTPPAAASSPPTTRGFSGSARKRRSRATALPPSPGPPLLAKAMLSLPPVQKLLRQLPAGPAKPPVGGDTAEEVTSPVLATEAGQPACYSALQVDELRLLAGPKPAVATSTGPSLRHDDLKEMLDSNKDSLKLEAMKRIVAMIARGKNASDLFPAVVKNVACKNIEVKKLVYVYLVRYAEEQQDLALLSISTFQRGLKDPNQLIRASALRVLSSIRVPIIVPIMMLAIKEAASDMSPYVRKTAAHAIPKLYSLDSDQKDQLIEVIEKLLADKTTLVAGSVVMAFEEVCPERIDLIHKNYRKLCNLLIDVEEWGQVVIINMLTRYARTQFLSPNQNESLLEESAEKAFYGSEEEDTKEPKAEAASLAKRKPYVMDPDHRLLLRNTKPLLQSRNAAVVMAVAQLYFHLAPKAEVGVIAKALVRLLRSHSEVQYVVLQNVATMSIKRRGMFEPYLKSFYIRSTDPTQIKILKLEVLTNLANETNISTILREFQTYIRSMDKDFVAATIQAIGRCATNIGKVRDTCLNGLVQLLSNRDELVVAESVVVIKKLLQMQPAQHSEIIKHMAKLTDNIQVPMARASILWLIGEYCEHVPKIAPDVLRKMAKSFTNEEDIVKLQVINLAAKLYLTNSKQSKLLTQYVLNLAKYDQNYDIRDRARFIRQLIVPTEKSGALNKYAKKLFLAQKPAPILESSFKDRDHFQLGSLSHLLNAKAVGYQELPDWPDEAPDPSVRNVEVPEWTKCTSREKRKEKAEKPFYSDSDGESGPTESADSEPESVSEESGSSSSSSSSSGSEEEEEEEEEGSGEQSEDKEEEEKRPKRKDKEGSRKAAMGSAGSPSEDEEEEEGAKKAKKKKAPPGRKSHAETSSEEASTSESSSSGSDSGSEAEAKRRKAPPSSRAGPKEISLLDLDDFTPPPPQPIPSSSIISTSLVTDLEGLTLTDTSLTPALLSPAFGAVRTYELLHRMAGEGLSVEYCFSRRPFPGDPHMVAVHIQISNNTDAEVKSLRVSEPKLLSGMRIQEFPEIERLAPGDTANVVMGIDFCDSTQAANFQLCTHTRHFYVSIQPPVGELMAPVFMSENEFKKEQGKLTGMSEITEKLTLPEKCRSDHAIVQQVTSAANVGRVPCGADNEYRFAAKTMTSGSLVLITLEQREGAVAQLTVNSEKMVIGTMLVKDIIQALAQ
- the AP3B2 gene encoding AP-3 complex subunit beta-2 isoform X4, producing MAASPAYGEDKGGASSLGEPEYGHDPASGGIFSSDYKRHDDLKEMLDSNKDSLKLEAMKRIVAMIARGKNASDLFPAVVKNVACKNIEVKKLVYVYLVRYAEEQQDLALLSISTFQRGLKDPNQLIRASALRVLSSIRVPIIVPIMMLAIKEAASDMSPYVRKTAAHAIPKLYSLDSDQKDQLIEVIEKLLADKTTLVAGSVVMAFEEVCPERIDLIHKNYRKLCNLLIDVEEWGQVVIINMLTRYARTQFLSPNQNESLLEESAEKAFYGSEEEDTKEPKAEAASLAKRKPYVMDPDHRLLLRNTKPLLQSRNAAVVMAVAQLYFHLAPKAEVGVIAKALVRLLRSHSEVQYVVLQNVATMSIKRRGMFEPYLKSFYIRSTDPTQIKILKLEVLTNLANETNISTILREFQTYIRSMDKDFVAATIQAIGRCATNIGKVRDTCLNGLVQLLSNRDELVVAESVVVIKKLLQMQPAQHSEIIKHMAKLTDNIQVPMARASILWLIGEYCEHVPKIAPDVLRKMAKSFTNEEDIVKLQVINLAAKLYLTNSKQSKLLTQYVLNLAKYDQNYDIRDRARFIRQLIVPTEKSGALNKYAKKLFLAQKPAPILESSFKDRDHFQLGSLSHLLNAKAVGYQELPDWPDEAPDPSVRNVEVPEWTKCTSREKRKEKAEKPFYSDSDGESGPTESADSEPESVSEESGSSSSSSSSSGSEEEEEEEEEGSGEQSEDKEEEEKRPKRKDKEGSRKAAMGSAGSPSEDEEEEEGAKKAKKKKAPPGRKSHAETSSEEASTSESSSSGSDSGSEAEAKRRKAPPSSRAGPKEISLLDLDDFTPPPPQPIPSSSIISTSLVTDLEGLTLTDTSLTPALLSPAFGAVRTYELLHRMAGEGLSVEYCFSRRPFPGDPHMVAVHIQISNNTDAEVKSLRVSEPKLLSGMRIQEFPEIERLAPGDTANVVMGIDFCDSTQAANFQLCTHTRHFYVSIQPPVGELMAPVFMSENEFKKEQGKLTGMSEITEKLTLPEKCRSDHAIVQQVTSAANVGRVPCGADNEYRFAAKTMTSGSLVLITLEQREGAVAQLTVNSEKMVIGTMLVKDIIQALAQ
- the AP3B2 gene encoding AP-3 complex subunit beta-2 isoform X2; protein product: MATTPPAAASSPPTTRVQKLLRQLPAGPAKPPVGGDTAEEVTSPVLATEAGQPACYSALQVDELRLLAGPKPAVATSTGPSLRHDDLKEMLDSNKDSLKLEAMKRIVAMIARGKNASDLFPAVVKNVACKNIEVKKLVYVYLVRYAEEQQDLALLSISTFQRGLKDPNQLIRASALRVLSSIRVPIIVPIMMLAIKEAASDMSPYVRKTAAHAIPKLYSLDSDQKDQLIEVIEKLLADKTTLVAGSVVMAFEEVCPERIDLIHKNYRKLCNLLIDVEEWGQVVIINMLTRYARTQFLSPNQNESLLEESAEKAFYGSEEEDTKEPKAEAASLAKRKPYVMDPDHRLLLRNTKPLLQSRNAAVVMAVAQLYFHLAPKAEVGVIAKALVRLLRSHSEVQYVVLQNVATMSIKRRGMFEPYLKSFYIRSTDPTQIKILKLEVLTNLANETNISTILREFQTYIRSMDKDFVAATIQAIGRCATNIGKVRDTCLNGLVQLLSNRDELVVAESVVVIKKLLQMQPAQHSEIIKHMAKLTDNIQVPMARASILWLIGEYCEHVPKIAPDVLRKMAKSFTNEEDIVKLQVINLAAKLYLTNSKQSKLLTQYVLNLAKYDQNYDIRDRARFIRQLIVPTEKSGALNKYAKKLFLAQKPAPILESSFKDRDHFQLGSLSHLLNAKAVGYQELPDWPDEAPDPSVRNVEVPEWTKCTSREKRKEKAEKPFYSDSDGESGPTESADSEPESVSEESGSSSSSSSSSGSEEEEEEEEEGSGEQSEDKEEEEKRPKRKDKEGSRKAAMGSAGSPSEDEEEEEGAKKAKKKKAPPGRKSHAETSSEEASTSESSSSGSDSGSEAEAKRRKAPPSSRAGPKEISLLDLDDFTPPPPQPIPSSSIISTSLVTDLEGLTLTDTSLTPALLSPAFGAVRTYELLHRMAGEGLSVEYCFSRRPFPGDPHMVAVHIQISNNTDAEVKSLRVSEPKLLSGMRIQEFPEIERLAPGDTANVVMGIDFCDSTQAANFQLCTHTRHFYVSIQPPVGELMAPVFMSENEFKKEQGKLTGMSEITEKLTLPEKCRSDHAIVQQVTSAANVGRVPCGADNEYRFAAKTMTSGSLVLITLEQREGAVAQLTVNSEKMVIGTMLVKDIIQALAQ
- the AP3B2 gene encoding AP-3 complex subunit beta-2 isoform X3, producing the protein MATTPPAAASSPPTTRGFSGSARKRRSRATALPPSPGPPLLAKAMLSLPPVQKLLRQLPAGPAKPPVGGDTAEEVTSPVLATEAGQPACYSALQVDELRLLAGPKPAVATSTGPSLRHDDLKEMLDSNKDSLKLEAMKRIVAMIARGKNASDLFPAVVKNVACKNIEVKKLVYVYLVRYAEEQQDLALLSISTFQRGLKDPNQLIRASALRVLSSIRVPIIVPIMMLAIKEAASDMSPYVRKTAAHAIPKLYSLDSDQKDQLIEVIEKLLADKTTLVAGSVVMAFEEVCPERIDLIHKNYRKLCNLLIDVEEWGQVVIINMLTRYARTQFLSPNQNESLLEESAEKAFYGSEEEDTKEPKAEAASLAKRKPYVMDPDHRLLLRNTKPLLQSRNAAVVMAVAQLYFHLAPKAEVGVIAKALVRLLRSHSEVQYVVLQNVATMSIKRRGMFEPYLKSFYIRSTDPTQIKILKLEVLTNLANETNISTILREFQTYIRSMDKDFVAATIQAIGRCATNIGKVRDTCLNGLVQLLSNRDELVVAESVVVIKKLLQMQPAQHSEIIKHMAKLTDNIQVPMARASILWLIGEYCEHVPKIAPDVLRKMAKSFTNEEDIVKLQVINLAAKLYLTNSKQSKLLTQYVLNLAKYDQNYDIRDRARFIRQLIVPTEKSGALNKYAKKLFLAQKPAPILESSFKDRDHFQLGSLSHLLNAKAVGYQELPDWPDEAPDPSVRNVEVPEWTKCTSREKRKEKAEKPFYSDSDGESGPTESADSEPESVSEESGSSSSSSSSSGSEEEEEEEEEGSGEQSEDKEEEEKRPKRKDKEGSRKAAMGSAGSPSEDEEEEEGAKKAKKKKAPPGRKSHAETSSEEASTSESSSSGSDSGSEAEAKRRKAPPSSRAGPKEISLLDLDDFTPPPPQPIPSSSIISTSLVTDLEGLTLTDTSLTPAISNNTDAEVKSLRVSEPKLLSGMRIQEFPEIERLAPGDTANVVMGIDFCDSTQAANFQLCTHTRHFYVSIQPPVGELMAPVFMSENEFKKEQGKLTGMSEITEKLTLPEKCRSDHAIVQQVTSAANVGRVPCGADNEYRFAAKTMTSGSLVLITLEQREGAVAQLTVNSEKMVIGTMLVKDIIQALAQ